In Amaranthus tricolor cultivar Red isolate AtriRed21 chromosome 3, ASM2621246v1, whole genome shotgun sequence, a single window of DNA contains:
- the LOC130809362 gene encoding ninja-family protein AFP1 → MDTSSQLYSSSSSKPMGEAININSSTGILSSTSINISSSRVRSKEMENLSFEIRKYPRDLLQTFMGTSSTTTRSNRSDDDPKFGADEEDDDEDLNLGLGLSLGGKFGVDKSKNKGLLIRSSSIAGTMPLFREEDSNSLVTPPVKTPVSGLVRTSSLPVETEEEWKKRKEMQTLRRMEAKRRRSEKQRNLKESGGEEKGVKTGLKLRARLEKEQISLGITNKFVGSSMGNLFGSSKPPQSSTSGGEVKGRRTTFGSLQGFLLAQAQAQAQAQAQAQVAHPQLGSSQGSGESHGGSSSTEHESKTHQGSSSCGEARSPPSTPSLQERSSHESTGTLGRKDVSIQRASGPEAESSSKQPESAETKKEMGSSGIEDMPCVFTIGDGPNGRKVEGILYKYGKGEEVRIMCVCHGNFFSPSEFVKHAGGKDVEHPLRHIVVSPSTSPF, encoded by the exons ATGGACACTTCTTCACAACTCTATTCAAGTAGTAGCTCAAAACCTATGGGGGAAGcaataaatattaattctaGCACAGGAATTCTTAGTTCTACTAGTATAAATATTAGTAGTTCTAGAGTAAGAAGTAAAGAAATGGAAAATCTTTCGTTTGAAATAAGAAAATACCCAAGAGATCTCTTACAAACATTTATGGGTACTTCTTCAACTACAACTAGAAGTAATAGATCGGATGATGACCCAAAATTTGGAGCAGatgaggaagatgatgatgaggatttaAATCTAGGACTTGGTTTGTCATTAGGTGGTAAATTTGGGGTtgataaatctaaaaataaaggATTATTGATTAGGTCATCTTCAATAGCTGGGACCATGCCCTTATTTAGGGAGGAAGATAGTAATTCATTAGTAACACCGCCGGTGAAAACGCCGGTTTCTGGTCTTGTTAGAACGTCGTCGTTGCCGGTGGAGACAGAGGAAGAATGGAAGAAAAGGAAAGAGATGCAGACATTGAGAAGGATGGAGGCTAAACGACGTCGTTCTGAAAAGCAGAGGAATTTGAAGGAGAGTGGTGGGGAGGAAAAAGGGGTGAAAACAGGGTTGAAATTGAGGGCAAGATTGGAAAAAGAACAAATTAGTTTGGGGATTACTAATAAGTTTGTTGGGTCTTCAATGGGGAATTTATTTGGGTCATctaaaccacctcaatctagtACTAGTGGTGGTGAAGTTAAAGGGAGAAGAACTACTTTTGGTAGTTTGCAAGGGTTCTTATTGGCTCAAGCCCAAGCCCAAGCCCAAGCCCAAGCCCAAGCCCAGGTGGCGCACCCGCAGTTGGGTTCTTCTCAGGGCTCAGGAGAATCACATGGGGGTAGCTCCTCCACTGAGCATGAGAGTAAAACTCATCAAG GGTCAAGCAGTTGTGGTGAAGCGAGAAGCCCACCTAGTACCCCTTCTCTACAAGAACGTAGTAGCCACGAATCCACTGGCACCCTGGGAAGGAAAGACGTTTCCATCCAGCGAGCTAGTGGGCCCGAGGCAGAGAGTTCATCTAAGCAACCGGAGAGTGCAGAAACGAAAAAGGAAATGGGATCAAGTGGGATAGAGGATATGCCGTGTGTGTTCACCATCGGGGATGGTCCTAATGGTCGGAAAGTGGAAGGGATCTTATACAAGTACGGGAAAGGCGAAGAAGTACGCATCATGTGTGTTTGTCACGGAAACTTCTTCTCTCCTTCCGAGTTTGTTAAGCATGCCGGTGGCAAAGACGTAGAGCACCCTCTTAGACATATCGTTGTTAGCCCATCGACATCGCCTTTCTAG
- the LOC130809363 gene encoding nuclear transport factor 2-like: MAAQKDGSSLELTTETVGHAFVNQFYSLLRNTPGLVYKFYENSSTMSRPGPDGTLVTITTMEGIKDLLLSLNYQDYNIEILTADAQASYMKGVIVLVTGCLTGKDNVRRKFTETFFLAPQDNGYYVLNDVFRFIEDNNMPVVNSVEEKDLKNIESGAPAMHLEETTTEAAPVASNATADAPISHTSDVEVEIKTISVSKDESKPIVNENGDSLTSVDSGNNAQAVHHTLSNGHVDAPKSSYASTLLKNMKEGATMTLAHKPTNPTKAASANAIKKPAQQTRDSSMPAAQQTRASSVSAAASESFAPKRSNGSVAESEGKGYSIYIGGLPYNATPEQVEQEFKKFGSIRSNGVQVRSNKGYCFGFVEYEDAIGKQKAIEMGKIVIGGKEATIEEKQTGTKVVNGVSVYPSGRGGGYRNDGFRGRNYSNGGRGHVRNDYGMRNGEGSFRGNRNGNGYVYQNGGGRGARQGAVRVRESAV; encoded by the exons ATGGCTGCTCAAAAGGATGGATCTTCTTTGGAACTTACCACAGAGACGGTGGGGCATGCCTTTGTCAATCAGTTTTACAGTCTTCTGCGTAATACACCAGGattggtttataaattttatgagaACTCGAGCACGATGAGTCGACCAGGCCCTGATGGTACCTTGGTCACCATCACTACTATGGAA GGAATCAAGGATCTCCTTCTTTCGTTAAATTACCAAGATTACAATATTGAGATACTTACCGCTGATGCGCAAGCTTCTTATATGAAAGGAGTTATTGTTTTAGTAACTGGTTGTTTAACGGGGAAGGACAACGTTAGAAGGAAGTTTACTGAAACTTTCTTTCTAGCGCCTCAAGACAATGGCTACTATGTACTCAACGATGTGTTCAGGTTCATTGAGGATAATAATATGCCAGTTGTTAATTCTGTTGAAGAGAAGGATTTGAAGAATATCGAATCAGGTGCACCTGCAATGCATTTGGAAG AGACTACTACTGAAGCTGCTCCAGTAGCTTCAAATGCTACTGCCGATGCTCCTATAAGCCATACTTCGGATGTGGAGGTTGAAATTAAGACAATTAGTGTATCCAAAGATGAAAGTAAACCAATTGTCAATGAAAATGGCGATAGTCTAACCTCAGTGGATTCTGGTAACAATGCTCAAGCAGTTCATCACACTTTGTCTAATGGACATGTGGATGCTCCCAAGTCGTCATATGCTTCAACACTT ctCAAGAATATGAAGGAGGGTGCAACTATGACTCTTGCGCATAAGCCTACTAATCCTACAAAAGCTGCTTCTGCAAATGCAATAAAGAAGCCTGCACAACAAACTCGTGATTCTTCTATGCCTGCTGCACAACAGACTCGTGCTTCTTCTGTGTCTGCAGCGGCTTCTGAATCTTTTGCTCCCAAGCGAAGCAATGGAAGTGTTGCTGAATCTGAAG GAAAGGGTTATTCCATATATATTGGTGGTTTGCCTTATAACGCAACCCCAGAGCAAGTTGAGCAGGAATTTAAAAAGTTTGGAAGCATCAGAAGCAATGGTGTCCAAGTGCGATCGAACAAG ggttattgTTTTGGTTTCGTTGAGTATGAGGATGCCATCGGGAAACAGAAGGCAATCGAA ATGGGCAAAATTGTGATTGGTGGGAAAGAAGCTACAATAGAAGAGAAACAAACAGGAACCAAAG TTGTCAATGGTGTGAGTGTGTACCCTTCTGGACGAGGAGGTGGGTATAGGAATGATGGTTTCAGGGGACGTAACTACTCAAATGGTGGCCGTGGACACGTAAGAAACGATTATGGCATGCGCAATGGGGAAGGTTCTTTTCGAGGCAACCGTAACGGGAATGGATATGTTTATCAGAATGGTGGTGGAAGAGGCGCCCGTCAAGGGGCTGTCAGAGTTCGAGAGTCAGCTGTTTAG
- the LOC130809364 gene encoding uncharacterized protein LOC130809364 isoform X1: MCGISLIIDGLCLDLSDIDITHQLSPPANVELFTFTIDDLKTSLLRRGPDSLGTKKVILEWKDAEVLSCDARDEEIERKFSCLHCMDDSKSCVNGGAEAGVLQSVAVMYFVGAVLQLRGIEPAMQPLIDASGNVLIYNGEIFDGIHMSCDSNDTNVLLQSLGNCCCCQSHENLNSCSGKSIPELLSSIKGPWAAIYWQDVSRTLWFGRDAFGRRSLLVHWPSSEDSRLVLSSVSPPAFSSRMPDPEVGGGASNPAYWEELPCGVYSVEINASSAGKCLAGKVRKHEWTNSVLKDLIKWERSLIKPKLVDINSSNTSLFSGNPDLLSVSDIGSPRSSAASPAGKLLAALRKSIIRRTSQNTIFQATMHDSGQGNHVPVAVLFSGGLDSMILSAILHECLDSKYDIDLLNVSFEGETAPDRITARAGLKELKRIAPLRGWRLVEIDADLSDLAMEMKHVTSLINPAKTYMDLNIGLALWLAAGGDGWLHEDDNCGPHKCCERFRYKSKARILLVGSGADEQCAGYGRHRTKYRNSSWLGLHEEMKLDMQRIWKRNLGRDDRCIADNGKEARFPFLDEDVIRILLDFPLWDIADLSQPSGKGDKKILREVARLLGLHEAAILPKRAIQFGSRIAQESNRMNFGSNRAANQASAGSVFFTKD, translated from the exons ATGTGCGgtatttcattaataattgatggTCTCTGCCTCGATTTATCAGATATTGATATTACCCACCAATTATCTCCCCCTGCTAATGTTGAACTA TTTACATTTACAATTGATGACTTGAAAACCAGTTTACTGAGAAGAGGTCCTGATAGTTTAGGGACCAAAAAAGTTATCCTTGAATGGAAAGATGCAGAAGTCCTTTCTTGTGATGCTAGGGATGAGGAAATTGAAAGGAAATTCTCTTGCTTGCACTGTATGGATGATTCTAAATCATGTGTTAATGGAGGGGCTGAAGCTGGGGTGCTTCAATCTGTTGCAGTGATGTACTTTGTTGGCGCAGTTCTGCAGTTGAGGGGGATAGAGCCAGCTATGCAGCCGTTAATCGATGCATCTGGGAATGTCCTCATCTATAATG GTGAAATTTTTGATGGGATTCACATGAGCTGTGACAGCAACGATACTAATGTCCTTCTGCAGTCATTGGGGAATTGTTGCTGCTGCCAGTCGCATGAGAATCTCAACAGCTGCAGTGGAAAATCTATTCCTGAACTTCTTTCGTCGATTAAGGGGCCATGGGCTGCAATATATTGGCAG GATGTCTCGAGGACACTCTGGTTTGGCAGGGATGCATTTGGGAGAAGGAGTCTTCTTGTTCACTGGCCCAGTTCAGAAGATTCTCGACTAGTGTTGTCTTCTGTATCACCTCCAGCTTTCTCTTCTCGGATGCCTG ATCCTGAAGTCGGAGGTGGAGCAAGCAACCCAGCTTACTGGGAAGAGCTACCTTGTGGGGTGTACAGTGTAGAAATAAACGCTTCGAGCGCTGGTAAATGCCTAGCTGGTAAAGTCAGAAAACATGAATGGACAAACTCTGTGTTAAAAGATCTAATCAAATGGGAGAGAAGCCTGATAAAACCTAAGCTTGTGGATATCAATTCATCCAACACTTCACTCTTTTCAGGGAATCCTGATTTACTTTCAGTGTCTGATATTG GATCACCACGGTCTTCAGCTGCCTCACCAGCTGGAAAGCTCTTGGCTGCTCTCAGAAAATCTATCATACGGCGTACCTCCCAAAATACAATTTTTCAG GCAACTATGCACGATAGTGGACAAGGGAACCATGTTCCAGTGGCTGTTCTCTTTTCAGGAGGGTTAGATTCCATGATACTGTCTGCAATACTGCATGAGTGCCTAGATTCCAAAT ATGACATTGATTTGCTGAATGTCAGCTTTGAAGGTGAAACAGCTCCTGATCGAATAACTGCCAGAGCTGGACTGAAGGAACTGAAAAGAATTGCACCTTTGAGAGG GTGGAGACTTGTGGAGATTGATGCTGATCTGTCAGATCTAGCCATGGAGATGAAGCATGTTACATCTCTAATTAACCCTGCGAAAACTTACATG GACTTAAATATTGGTCTAGCACTGTGGTTGGCTGCTGGTGGTGATGGTTGGCTGCATGAAGATGATAATTGCGGTCCGCATAAATGCTGTGAGCGCTTCCGATACAAGTCTAAAGCAAGAATACTGCTAGTTGGTTCTGGTGCTGATGAGCAATGTGCTGGTTATGGAAGGCATAGAACAAAATATAGAAATAGCAG TTGGCTTGGCCTACATGAGGAAATGAAGCTGGACATGCAGAGAATCTGGAAAAGAAACCTTGGGAGAGATGATAGATGTATTGCCGACAATGGAAAAGAG GCAAGATTTCCATTCTTGGATGAGGACGTCATAAGGATTTTGCTTGATTTTCCTCTATGGGATATAGCCGACCTCAGTCAGCCAAGTGGCAAAGGTGACAAGAAAATTTTGAGAGAG GTTGCTAGATTACTTGGGTTACATGAAGCTGCGATTCTGCCAAAACGAGCTATTCAG TTTGGCTCCCGAATAGCGCAAGAATCAAATCGCATGAATTTTGGTAGCAATCGTGCTGCAAATCAAGCATCTGCGGGCAGTGTGTTTTTTACAAAAGATTAA
- the LOC130809364 gene encoding uncharacterized protein LOC130809364 isoform X2, translating to MCGISLIIDGLCLDLSDIDITHQLSPPANVELFTFTIDDLKTSLLRRGPDSLGTKKVILEWKDAEVLSCDARDEEIERKFSCLHCMDDSKSCVNGGAEAGVLQSVAVMYFVGAVLQLRGIEPAMQPLIDASGNVLIYNGEIFDGIHMSCDSNDTNVLLQSLGNCCCCQSHENLNSCSGKSIPELLSSIKGPWAAIYWQDVSRTLWFGRDAFGRRSLLVHWPSSEDSRLVLSSVSPPAFSSRMPDPEVGGGASNPAYWEELPCGVYSVEINASSAGKCLAGKVRKHEWTNSVLKDLIKWERSLIKPKLVDINSSNTSLFSGNPDLLSVSDIGSPRSSAASPAGKLLAALRKSIIRRTSQNTIFQATMHDSGQGNHVPVAVLFSGGLDSMILSAILHECLDSKYDIDLLNVSFEGETAPDRITARAGLKELKRIAPLRGWRLVEIDADLSDLAMEMKHVTSLINPAKTYMDLNIGLALWLAAGGDGWLHEDDNCGPHKCCERFRYKSKARILLVGSGADEQCAGYGRHRTKYRNSSFSDLFICIML from the exons ATGTGCGgtatttcattaataattgatggTCTCTGCCTCGATTTATCAGATATTGATATTACCCACCAATTATCTCCCCCTGCTAATGTTGAACTA TTTACATTTACAATTGATGACTTGAAAACCAGTTTACTGAGAAGAGGTCCTGATAGTTTAGGGACCAAAAAAGTTATCCTTGAATGGAAAGATGCAGAAGTCCTTTCTTGTGATGCTAGGGATGAGGAAATTGAAAGGAAATTCTCTTGCTTGCACTGTATGGATGATTCTAAATCATGTGTTAATGGAGGGGCTGAAGCTGGGGTGCTTCAATCTGTTGCAGTGATGTACTTTGTTGGCGCAGTTCTGCAGTTGAGGGGGATAGAGCCAGCTATGCAGCCGTTAATCGATGCATCTGGGAATGTCCTCATCTATAATG GTGAAATTTTTGATGGGATTCACATGAGCTGTGACAGCAACGATACTAATGTCCTTCTGCAGTCATTGGGGAATTGTTGCTGCTGCCAGTCGCATGAGAATCTCAACAGCTGCAGTGGAAAATCTATTCCTGAACTTCTTTCGTCGATTAAGGGGCCATGGGCTGCAATATATTGGCAG GATGTCTCGAGGACACTCTGGTTTGGCAGGGATGCATTTGGGAGAAGGAGTCTTCTTGTTCACTGGCCCAGTTCAGAAGATTCTCGACTAGTGTTGTCTTCTGTATCACCTCCAGCTTTCTCTTCTCGGATGCCTG ATCCTGAAGTCGGAGGTGGAGCAAGCAACCCAGCTTACTGGGAAGAGCTACCTTGTGGGGTGTACAGTGTAGAAATAAACGCTTCGAGCGCTGGTAAATGCCTAGCTGGTAAAGTCAGAAAACATGAATGGACAAACTCTGTGTTAAAAGATCTAATCAAATGGGAGAGAAGCCTGATAAAACCTAAGCTTGTGGATATCAATTCATCCAACACTTCACTCTTTTCAGGGAATCCTGATTTACTTTCAGTGTCTGATATTG GATCACCACGGTCTTCAGCTGCCTCACCAGCTGGAAAGCTCTTGGCTGCTCTCAGAAAATCTATCATACGGCGTACCTCCCAAAATACAATTTTTCAG GCAACTATGCACGATAGTGGACAAGGGAACCATGTTCCAGTGGCTGTTCTCTTTTCAGGAGGGTTAGATTCCATGATACTGTCTGCAATACTGCATGAGTGCCTAGATTCCAAAT ATGACATTGATTTGCTGAATGTCAGCTTTGAAGGTGAAACAGCTCCTGATCGAATAACTGCCAGAGCTGGACTGAAGGAACTGAAAAGAATTGCACCTTTGAGAGG GTGGAGACTTGTGGAGATTGATGCTGATCTGTCAGATCTAGCCATGGAGATGAAGCATGTTACATCTCTAATTAACCCTGCGAAAACTTACATG GACTTAAATATTGGTCTAGCACTGTGGTTGGCTGCTGGTGGTGATGGTTGGCTGCATGAAGATGATAATTGCGGTCCGCATAAATGCTGTGAGCGCTTCCGATACAAGTCTAAAGCAAGAATACTGCTAGTTGGTTCTGGTGCTGATGAGCAATGTGCTGGTTATGGAAGGCATAGAACAAAATATAGAAATAGCAG TTTCTCTGATCTCTTCATTTGCATCATGTTATGA